Proteins co-encoded in one Apteryx mantelli isolate bAptMan1 unplaced genomic scaffold, bAptMan1.hap1 HAP1_SCAFFOLD_154, whole genome shotgun sequence genomic window:
- the RABAC1 gene encoding prenylated Rab acceptor protein 1 — protein MAGTPPQEHLFNPTTENDPLAGLGTKLPLPAAARRWLEARRAGVRPWGAFLDQRRFGTPRNFGELCQRLAHNGERFQSNYLCVFLGLILYCLITSPLLLVALGVFFGACYVVRLRAQQAPLALFGRELTTAHQYGLAGGISLPVFWLAGAGAAVFWVLGATLVVIGSHAAFRQLDPAEAPELQMEPV, from the exons atggcggggacccccccccaggaGCATCTCTTCAACCCCACGACGGAGAACGACCCCCTGGCCGGGCTGGGCACCAa gctgccgctgccggcggcggcgcggcgctggctgGAGGCCCGGCGCGCGGGGGTCCGGCCGTGGGGCGCCTTCCTGGACCAGCGGCGCTTCGGGACCCCCCGCAACTTCGGGGAGCTCTGCCAGCGCCTGGCGCACAACGGCGAGCGCTTCCAGAGCAACTACCTCTGCGTCTTCCTCGGCCTCATCCTCTACTGCCT CATCACCTCCCCGCTGCTGCTGGTGGCTCTGGGCGTCTTCTTCGGCGCCTGCTACGTCGTCCGCCTGCGCGCCCAGCAGGCGCCCCTGGCCCTCTTCG gcCGGGAGCTGACCACGGCCCACCAGTACGGGCTGGCGGGGGGCATCTCCCTCCCCGTCTTCTGGCtggcgggggccggcgccgccgtCTTCTGGGTGCTGG gggcgaCGCTGGTGGTGATCGGGTCCCACGCCGCCTTCCGCCAGCTCGACCCCGCCGAGGCCCCCGAGCTGCAGATGGAGCCCGTGTGA
- the LOC136995819 gene encoding LOW QUALITY PROTEIN: nuclear pore complex-interacting protein family member B12-like (The sequence of the model RefSeq protein was modified relative to this genomic sequence to represent the inferred CDS: deleted 1 base in 1 codon), whose translation MPSQSLPVPPSAPQSLLTPSSAPQCLLTPSQSLPVPPSAPQSLLTPSQRPPVPPDALPVPPSASQCSPPSAPQSLLTPSQSLPVPPSAPQSLLTPSQCPPVPPDASQSLPVPPSAPQCLLTPSQSLPVPPSAPQSLLTPSQSLPVPPSA comes from the exons ATGCCCTCCCAGtcgctcccagtgcctcccagtgccccccagtccctcctGACGCCCTCCAGCGCCCCCCAGTGCCTCCTGACGCCCTCCCAGTcactcccagtgcctcccagcgccccccagtccctcctgacgccctcccagcgccccccagtccctcctgatgccctcccagtgccccccagtgcctcccagtgctcccca CCCAGCGCCCCCCAGTCCCTCCTGACGCCCTCCCAGtcgctcccagtgcctcccagtgccccccagtccctcctgacgccctcccagtgccccccagtgcctcctGACGCC TCCCAGtcgctcccagtgcctcccagcgcCCCCCAGTGCCTCCTGACGCCCTCCCAGtcgctcccagtgcctcccagtgccccccagtccctcctGACGCCCTCCCAGtcgctcccagtgcctcccagcgcC